The following are from one region of the Bradyrhizobium sediminis genome:
- a CDS encoding ABC transporter substrate-binding protein — translation MRILRLAAASAALLLSLVAGVQAQTTLRIGLAEDPDILDPTLARTYVGRIVFASFCDKLFDIDEKLNIAPQLALSHETSTDGKEVTIKLRPGVKFHDGEPFDAEAAKFSLDRHLTLPSSFRKPELAQLNHVDVVDPLTIKLVLKAPFSPLIAQLTDRAGMMVSPRAAREAGDKFGLKPVCAGPYKFVERVQQDRIVFEKFADYWDKDKIFIDRIVYLPLVDATVRLANLKSGGLDLIERLLATDLKEVQADPKLKLSTAIELGYQGVTLNIGKDKAKGPLSQSAKVRQALDLSIDREAINQVVFNGEFKPGNQWVNPDHPYYQKAFPVRPRNIAKAKALIKEAGVAAPIPVDFMVPKGAETEAVAQVIQSMAAEAGFDMKIRVTEFATSLKQAEAGEYQAFMLAWSGRIDPDGNSYVFLKTGAPQNYSAWSNPDADKALDDARLVTDQAQRKAIYEKLTKLALDEEPLLYIYHRRILIAHSIRLEGYKQMPDGLVRVIGLKLK, via the coding sequence ATGAGAATCCTGCGTTTGGCGGCCGCTTCGGCGGCGTTGTTGCTGTCGCTGGTGGCGGGCGTTCAGGCCCAGACCACGCTGCGCATCGGCCTGGCCGAAGATCCCGACATTCTCGATCCGACGCTGGCGCGGACCTATGTCGGCCGCATCGTGTTCGCGTCGTTTTGCGACAAGCTGTTCGACATCGACGAAAAGCTCAACATCGCGCCGCAGCTCGCGCTGTCGCACGAGACCTCCACCGACGGCAAGGAGGTCACGATCAAGCTGCGGCCGGGCGTCAAATTCCACGACGGCGAACCGTTCGACGCCGAGGCGGCGAAATTCTCGCTCGACCGCCACCTCACCCTGCCGAGCTCGTTCCGCAAGCCGGAGCTGGCCCAGCTCAACCATGTCGACGTCGTCGATCCCCTCACCATCAAGCTGGTGCTGAAGGCGCCGTTCTCGCCGCTGATCGCCCAGCTCACCGATCGCGCCGGGATGATGGTGTCGCCCAGGGCGGCCAGGGAAGCCGGCGACAAGTTCGGATTGAAACCGGTCTGCGCCGGCCCCTACAAATTCGTCGAACGCGTGCAGCAGGACCGCATCGTGTTCGAGAAGTTCGCCGACTACTGGGACAAGGACAAGATTTTCATCGACCGCATCGTCTACCTGCCGCTGGTGGATGCCACGGTCCGCCTCGCCAACCTCAAGTCCGGCGGGCTCGACCTGATCGAACGCCTGCTGGCCACCGACCTCAAGGAGGTGCAGGCGGACCCGAAGCTGAAGCTGTCGACCGCGATCGAGCTCGGCTATCAGGGCGTGACGCTGAACATCGGCAAGGACAAGGCCAAGGGGCCGCTCAGCCAATCCGCCAAGGTGCGCCAGGCGCTCGACCTCTCGATCGATCGCGAGGCGATCAACCAGGTCGTGTTCAACGGCGAGTTCAAACCTGGCAATCAATGGGTCAATCCGGATCATCCCTATTACCAGAAGGCTTTCCCGGTCCGACCCCGCAACATCGCCAAGGCCAAGGCGCTGATCAAGGAAGCCGGCGTCGCCGCGCCGATCCCCGTCGATTTCATGGTGCCGAAGGGCGCCGAAACCGAAGCTGTCGCGCAGGTGATCCAGTCGATGGCGGCGGAAGCCGGCTTCGACATGAAGATCAGGGTCACCGAATTCGCGACCTCGCTGAAGCAGGCCGAGGCCGGCGAATACCAGGCCTTCATGCTGGCATGGAGCGGACGGATCGATCCGGACGGAAATTCCTACGTCTTCCTGAAGACCGGCGCGCCGCAAAATTACAGCGCCTGGTCCAATCCCGATGCCGACAAGGCGCTCGACGACGCCCGCCTCGTCACCGATCAGGCGCAGCGCAAGGCTATCTATGAAAAGCTGACCAAGCTCGCGCTCGACGAAGAGCCGCTGCTCTACATCTACCACCGCAGGATCTTGATCGCACACAGCATCAGGCTCGAGGGCTACAAACAGATGCCGGACGGTCTGGTGCGCGTGATCGGGCTGAAGCTGAAGTGA
- a CDS encoding gamma-glutamyltransferase family protein, whose product MSKINPDPFTTRPEIEGTFGVVTSTHWIATAVGMATLEKGGNAFDAGVATAFTLQVVEPHLNGPGGDVPVIVHDTRRGRTEVICGQGPAPAGATIAHYRSEGLEMVPGTGLLAACVPGTFESWMLLLRDYGTLRLRDVLEPAIAYARDGYPLVERASATIKTVEQLFRKHWTTSAAVYLPNNEVPVPGTLFTNKTLSETYARILKEAESAGSDRVAQIEAARRAWSHGFVAEAIDKFCRTQDIMDVSGSPHRGVLRADDMARWQATVEAPLTYDYGRYTVCKPGVWSQGPVMLQQLALLKGFELDGLDPAGPEFIHLQIEAAKLAFADREKFYGDPDFNEIPISTLLSDAYNDERRKLISRDKASLDFVPGSVEGFGSVVKLRRAEGHREAVGAMGAGEPTVGRFGEVRGDTVHFDIIDQAGNMISATPSGGWLQSSPVIPELGFCLGSRAQMFWLEEDHPAALAPGKRPRTTLSPTMCLRDGEPYMAWGSPGGDQQDQWTTQFFLRHVHANMNLQEAIDAPAWHSEHFPISFWPRTSRPGVLVVENRVPTATVNTLKNRGHIVETGPDWSEGRLTAASKVGRRRRAAANPRGMQGYAAGR is encoded by the coding sequence ATGAGCAAAATCAATCCCGATCCCTTCACCACCCGGCCGGAAATCGAAGGCACTTTCGGGGTCGTGACATCCACCCACTGGATCGCCACCGCGGTCGGGATGGCCACGCTTGAGAAGGGCGGCAATGCGTTCGACGCCGGCGTCGCCACCGCGTTCACCCTGCAGGTGGTGGAACCGCATCTGAACGGTCCGGGCGGCGACGTTCCTGTTATCGTGCACGACACCAGGCGCGGCCGCACCGAGGTGATCTGCGGCCAGGGTCCCGCTCCAGCAGGCGCCACCATCGCGCATTATCGCAGCGAGGGCCTCGAAATGGTGCCCGGCACCGGGCTGCTGGCCGCCTGTGTACCCGGCACCTTCGAATCCTGGATGCTGCTGCTGCGCGATTACGGCACGTTGCGGCTGCGCGACGTGTTGGAGCCGGCGATCGCCTACGCCCGTGACGGCTACCCGCTGGTGGAGCGGGCATCGGCAACGATCAAGACGGTCGAGCAATTGTTCAGGAAGCATTGGACCACATCGGCTGCGGTCTATCTGCCCAACAATGAAGTGCCGGTCCCCGGCACGCTCTTCACCAACAAGACGCTTTCGGAGACCTACGCCCGCATACTGAAAGAGGCCGAAAGCGCCGGCTCCGATCGCGTTGCGCAAATCGAGGCGGCGCGAAGGGCGTGGTCGCATGGCTTCGTCGCGGAAGCGATCGACAAATTCTGCCGCACGCAAGACATCATGGACGTCAGCGGCTCGCCGCATCGCGGCGTCCTGCGCGCCGACGACATGGCGCGCTGGCAGGCAACGGTCGAAGCGCCGCTGACCTACGACTATGGCCGCTACACCGTCTGCAAGCCCGGCGTCTGGAGCCAGGGCCCGGTCATGCTGCAGCAGCTTGCGCTGCTCAAGGGGTTCGAACTCGACGGGCTTGATCCCGCGGGGCCCGAATTCATCCACCTGCAGATCGAAGCGGCGAAACTCGCCTTTGCCGACCGCGAGAAGTTTTATGGCGATCCGGACTTCAACGAAATCCCGATCTCTACATTGCTGTCGGACGCCTACAACGACGAGCGCCGCAAGCTGATCTCCAGGGATAAGGCCTCACTCGACTTCGTCCCCGGCTCGGTCGAAGGTTTTGGCTCGGTGGTCAAGCTGCGCCGGGCGGAAGGCCATCGCGAGGCAGTCGGCGCCATGGGCGCGGGCGAACCGACGGTCGGCCGCTTCGGCGAAGTGCGCGGCGACACCGTGCATTTCGACATCATCGACCAGGCCGGCAACATGATTTCGGCGACGCCGTCCGGCGGCTGGCTGCAGTCGTCGCCGGTGATTCCCGAACTCGGCTTCTGCCTCGGTAGCCGCGCGCAGATGTTCTGGCTCGAGGAAGATCACCCGGCCGCATTGGCGCCGGGCAAGCGCCCGCGCACCACCCTCAGCCCGACCATGTGCTTGCGCGACGGCGAGCCGTACATGGCCTGGGGTTCGCCCGGCGGCGACCAGCAGGACCAGTGGACCACGCAGTTCTTCCTGCGGCACGTTCACGCCAACATGAACCTGCAGGAAGCGATCGACGCGCCGGCCTGGCATTCCGAGCATTTCCCGATTTCGTTCTGGCCGCGCACCTCGCGGCCCGGCGTACTTGTGGTCGAGAACCGCGTGCCGACGGCGACCGTCAATACCTTGAAGAACCGCGGCCATATCGTGGAGACCGGCCCCGACTGGTCGGAGGGCCGCCTCACCGCGGCTTCGAAGGTCGGCCGCCGCCGCCGCGCCGCTGCCAATCCGCGGGGCATGCAGGGCTACGCGGCCGGACGGTGA
- a CDS encoding ABC transporter ATP-binding protein, which yields MTSAPFIDVRNLRRTFDVSKPWLNRVLEGGHLEFLKAVDGVTFDIKRGETFALVGESGSGKTTVARMVVGLLPPSSGEVIIDGVSMSDARQLQARQQLRRRIQMIFQDPYASLNPRFRVDAIVAEPIRAFDLIQGERNIQARVGELLSLVGLHADDGWKYPHEFSGGQRQRIAIARALASEAEFIVCDEPTSALDVSVQAQILNLMRDLQDKFGLTYLFISHNLAVVRHMASRIGVMYLGRIVEIAEGRELFSNPRMPYTRMLLGAVPDLAMSGRQRIPVQGEIPNPIDPPPGCAFNPRCPLVFDLCRKQAPALIDGVACHAVNKPADAAVSA from the coding sequence ATGACCTCAGCGCCCTTCATCGATGTCAGGAATCTGCGCCGGACGTTCGACGTCTCGAAACCATGGCTCAACCGGGTGCTCGAAGGCGGCCATCTGGAATTCCTGAAAGCGGTCGACGGCGTCACCTTCGATATCAAGCGCGGCGAGACTTTTGCCCTCGTCGGCGAGTCCGGCTCCGGCAAGACCACGGTCGCCCGGATGGTGGTCGGTTTGCTGCCGCCGAGCTCGGGCGAAGTGATCATCGACGGCGTCTCGATGAGCGATGCGAGGCAATTGCAGGCGCGCCAGCAGCTTCGCCGGCGCATCCAGATGATCTTCCAGGACCCCTATGCGAGCCTGAACCCGCGCTTCCGGGTCGACGCCATCGTCGCCGAGCCGATCCGCGCCTTCGACCTGATCCAGGGCGAACGCAACATCCAGGCGCGCGTCGGCGAGTTGTTAAGTCTGGTCGGCCTGCACGCCGACGACGGCTGGAAATATCCGCACGAATTTTCCGGCGGGCAGCGGCAGCGGATCGCGATCGCGCGCGCGCTGGCGTCGGAGGCCGAATTCATCGTCTGCGACGAGCCGACCTCTGCGCTCGACGTCTCCGTGCAGGCGCAGATCCTCAACCTGATGCGCGACCTGCAGGACAAGTTCGGCCTCACCTACCTCTTCATCAGCCACAACCTCGCCGTGGTCCGGCACATGGCGAGCCGCATCGGCGTGATGTATCTCGGCCGCATCGTCGAGATCGCGGAGGGCCGCGAACTGTTCAGCAACCCGCGCATGCCCTATACCAGAATGCTGCTGGGCGCGGTGCCGGATCTGGCGATGTCCGGCCGCCAGCGCATTCCGGTCCAGGGCGAAATCCCCAACCCGATCGACCCGCCGCCCGGCTGCGCCTTCAACCCGCGCTGTCCGCTGGTGTTCGACCTCTGCCGCAAACAGGCCCCCGCGCTGATCGACGGCGTCGCCTGCCATGCCGTCAACAAGCCGGCCGATGCCGCCGTATCGGCCTGA
- a CDS encoding DUF1028 domain-containing protein translates to MTWSIIARDSATSQFGIAVATKFFAVGARVPHIAAGIGGVATQALVNPYYGIDGVRLLREGREPREVVDALIAVDNGRESRQVHIMDAKGRIASHTGRDCVDWCGHVAGDGFSIAGNMLAGARVLDDTAQAYLAHQSLPFAERLIAAMRAGEAAGGDKRGRQSAALLIHAGEEWSALDLRVDDHADPLAELERLEAVSRERWVHFRPFLPTRENPAGITDRATIDAGIEAAIAGRK, encoded by the coding sequence ATGACCTGGTCAATCATCGCCCGCGACAGCGCCACCAGCCAGTTCGGCATCGCGGTGGCGACGAAATTCTTCGCCGTCGGCGCGCGCGTGCCGCATATCGCTGCCGGCATCGGCGGCGTCGCCACCCAGGCGCTGGTCAATCCCTATTACGGCATCGATGGCGTGAGGTTGCTGCGCGAGGGACGCGAGCCCCGCGAGGTCGTCGACGCCCTGATTGCGGTCGACAACGGCCGCGAGAGCCGGCAGGTTCACATCATGGATGCGAAGGGGCGTATCGCTTCCCATACCGGCCGCGATTGCGTCGACTGGTGCGGGCACGTCGCGGGTGACGGCTTTTCGATTGCCGGCAACATGCTGGCCGGCGCCCGCGTGCTGGACGACACCGCGCAAGCCTATCTCGCCCACCAATCCCTGCCGTTCGCGGAACGCCTGATCGCGGCGATGCGCGCGGGCGAAGCCGCCGGCGGCGACAAGCGCGGCAGGCAGTCGGCGGCGCTTTTGATCCACGCCGGGGAAGAATGGTCCGCGCTCGACCTGCGCGTCGACGACCATGCCGATCCGCTGGCCGAGCTCGAGCGGCTGGAAGCGGTTAGCCGCGAGCGCTGGGTGCATTTTCGCCCGTTCCTCCCCACCCGCGAGAATCCCGCCGGGATCACTGATCGCGCGACCATCGACGCCGGGATCGAAGCGGCGATTGCAGGCCGGAAATGA
- a CDS encoding ABC transporter permease encodes MSDAVIPHQAEPSAPRAHSGGGWLRRALESDVFYSFRRSRMTMVAAAVTLLFFLLAILAPLLAVQNPFDPAQLQLMNSRISPLWTADGQSPFLLGTDEQGRDVFSAILYGLRISLTVGILGVLFSGTLGIVLGLIAGYVGGAVDGLIMRIADVQLTFPAILIALLINGVVKSVFGNRLDAMSTLAVLVFAIGLSFWVQYARTVRGSVMVEKNKDYVAAAQLIGLPAPVIMLRHVLPNAMGPILVIATINLALAVITEATLSFLGAGMPDTMPSLGTLIRIGNNYLFAGEWWIVAFPGLALASLILSINLLGDWLRDALNPKLR; translated from the coding sequence ATGTCCGACGCCGTCATCCCGCACCAGGCCGAACCGAGCGCACCGCGCGCGCATTCCGGCGGCGGCTGGCTTCGGCGCGCCCTCGAAAGCGACGTGTTCTATTCGTTCCGGCGCTCCAGGATGACGATGGTCGCGGCCGCCGTCACCTTGCTGTTCTTCCTGCTGGCGATCCTGGCGCCGCTGCTGGCCGTACAGAACCCGTTCGACCCGGCACAGCTTCAATTGATGAATTCGCGGATTTCGCCGCTGTGGACCGCCGACGGCCAAAGCCCGTTCCTGCTCGGTACCGACGAACAGGGCCGCGACGTGTTTTCCGCCATTCTCTACGGCCTGCGCATTTCGCTGACGGTCGGCATTCTCGGCGTGCTGTTCTCCGGCACGCTCGGCATCGTCCTCGGATTGATCGCCGGCTATGTCGGCGGCGCCGTCGACGGCCTGATCATGCGGATCGCCGACGTGCAGCTGACCTTCCCGGCGATCCTGATCGCGCTCCTGATCAACGGCGTCGTCAAATCGGTGTTCGGCAATCGCCTCGACGCCATGAGCACGCTGGCGGTATTGGTATTCGCGATCGGACTGAGCTTCTGGGTGCAATATGCGCGCACCGTGCGCGGCTCGGTGATGGTGGAAAAGAACAAGGATTACGTCGCGGCGGCGCAGTTGATCGGGCTGCCCGCGCCCGTGATCATGCTGCGCCACGTGCTGCCCAACGCGATGGGACCGATCCTGGTGATCGCCACCATCAACCTCGCGCTCGCCGTGATCACCGAGGCGACGCTGTCGTTTCTGGGCGCCGGCATGCCCGACACCATGCCCTCGCTCGGCACCCTGATCCGGATCGGCAACAATTATCTGTTTGCCGGCGAATGGTGGATCGTGGCCTTTCCTGGCCTCGCGCTGGCGTCGCTGATTCTCTCGATCAATCTGCTGGGCGACTGGCTGCGCGACGCGCTCAATCCGAAACTCCGATGA
- a CDS encoding ABC transporter ATP-binding protein has product MTEDPLIEIRDLRVIFHGDGGRTTHAVDRVDLDVANGATLGLVGESGCGKSVTSLAIMGLLSKHSAEVSGSIRFDGFDLLDVPDQTLRDLRGNRLAMIFQEPMTSLNPSFTIGDQIIETILRHRGGSRRQARERAIELLRRVHIPSPERRIDEYPHKLSGGMRQRVMIAMALACDPRLLIADEPTTALDVTLQAQILDLMRELKAASGAAIILITHDLGVVAEVCDEVAVMYAGEIVERAPVDELFASPQHPYTVGLLGSIPRLDRRASHLATIEGMVPNMANPPSGCRFAARCPFAVEGCMAAPPPMVAVSHSHWSRCIRTPLEGLVS; this is encoded by the coding sequence ATGACCGAGGACCCGCTGATCGAAATCAGGGATTTGCGGGTCATTTTCCATGGCGACGGCGGCCGCACCACCCACGCTGTCGACCGCGTCGACCTTGACGTCGCCAATGGCGCGACGCTCGGCCTGGTCGGCGAATCCGGCTGCGGCAAGAGCGTCACCTCGCTCGCGATCATGGGCCTGTTGTCGAAACACTCGGCCGAGGTCTCGGGCTCGATCCGCTTCGACGGCTTCGATCTGCTCGACGTGCCTGACCAGACCCTGCGCGATCTGCGCGGCAATCGCCTCGCAATGATCTTTCAGGAGCCGATGACCTCGCTCAATCCGAGCTTCACCATCGGCGACCAGATCATCGAGACCATCCTGCGCCATCGCGGCGGATCGCGGCGTCAGGCCCGCGAGCGCGCCATCGAACTGCTCCGCCGGGTTCACATTCCTTCGCCGGAACGCCGCATCGACGAATATCCGCACAAGCTTTCGGGCGGCATGCGCCAGCGCGTTATGATCGCGATGGCGCTGGCCTGCGATCCCCGGCTTCTGATCGCCGACGAGCCGACCACCGCCCTCGACGTCACCTTGCAGGCGCAGATCCTGGATCTGATGCGGGAATTGAAGGCGGCGAGCGGGGCTGCGATCATCCTGATCACCCACGATCTCGGTGTGGTTGCCGAAGTCTGCGACGAGGTCGCGGTGATGTATGCCGGCGAGATCGTCGAGCGCGCCCCGGTCGATGAGCTGTTCGCCAGTCCGCAGCACCCCTACACCGTCGGCCTGCTCGGCTCGATCCCGCGGCTCGACCGCCGCGCGTCGCATCTCGCCACCATCGAGGGCATGGTTCCGAACATGGCGAACCCGCCGTCCGGCTGCCGCTTCGCCGCGCGCTGTCCGTTCGCCGTCGAAGGCTGCATGGCGGCGCCGCCGCCGATGGTCGCGGTGAGCCATTCGCACTGGTCGCGCTGCATCAGGACGCCGCTGGAGGGCCTGGTGTCATGA
- a CDS encoding ABC transporter ATP-binding protein, whose protein sequence is MTEPVLSVRNLQVEFVTRRSTLRAIDGVSFDIAKGEVLGVVGESGAGKSVTGLAVIGLIDPPGRISGGEIYLSGMRIDNLPPEEMRRIRGKRIGMIFQDPLTSLNPLYRIGDQIVETIKTHTNLSEQAARKRAIDLLAEVGIPAPEKRIDAYPHEFSGGMRQRVVIALAICAEPELIIADEPTTALDVSVQAQIISLIKRLGRDHGTAVMLVTHDMGVIAETSDRVAVMYSGRVAEIGPVRDVVQDPLHPYAKGLMGAIPTLAGDAARLVQIPGSMPRLSAIPPGCSFNPRCAFAFDRCRIERPEPIKHGTQAVACHLYDAAAKDSAA, encoded by the coding sequence ATGACCGAACCCGTTCTTTCCGTGCGTAACCTTCAGGTGGAATTCGTCACCCGCCGCAGCACGCTGCGCGCCATCGACGGGGTGTCGTTCGACATCGCCAAGGGCGAGGTGCTGGGCGTGGTCGGCGAATCCGGCGCCGGAAAATCCGTCACCGGTCTTGCGGTGATCGGCCTGATCGATCCGCCCGGCCGCATCAGTGGCGGCGAGATCTATCTGTCGGGCATGCGGATCGACAACCTGCCGCCGGAAGAAATGCGCCGGATCCGCGGCAAGCGGATCGGCATGATCTTTCAGGACCCCCTCACCAGCCTCAACCCGCTGTACCGGATCGGCGACCAGATCGTCGAAACGATCAAGACCCACACCAACCTGTCGGAACAGGCCGCGCGCAAGCGCGCCATCGACCTGTTGGCCGAGGTCGGCATTCCCGCCCCGGAAAAGCGCATTGACGCCTATCCGCACGAGTTCTCCGGCGGCATGCGCCAGCGCGTCGTCATCGCGCTGGCGATCTGCGCCGAGCCCGAGCTGATCATCGCCGACGAGCCGACCACGGCGCTCGACGTCTCGGTGCAGGCTCAGATCATCTCCCTGATCAAACGCCTCGGACGCGACCACGGCACCGCGGTGATGCTGGTGACCCACGACATGGGCGTGATCGCCGAAACCTCCGACCGCGTCGCGGTAATGTATTCCGGCCGCGTCGCCGAGATCGGTCCGGTGCGCGATGTCGTGCAGGACCCGCTGCATCCCTATGCCAAGGGCCTGATGGGCGCGATCCCGACGCTCGCGGGCGACGCCGCGCGGCTGGTGCAGATCCCCGGCTCGATGCCGCGGTTGTCGGCGATCCCGCCGGGCTGCTCGTTCAACCCGCGCTGCGCGTTCGCGTTCGACCGCTGCCGGATCGAGCGGCCGGAACCGATCAAGCATGGCACGCAGGCCGTGGCCTGCCATCTCTACGACGCCGCCGCGAAGGATTCCGCGGCATGA
- a CDS encoding ABC transporter permease: MLAFTLRRAIQAIGVMIAVGIISFSMFRFAGDPVNQIVSLDTPAAEREAVRKSLGLDDPVPLQFARYFANAAQFKFGVSYQFRQPVSSLLMERMPATLELAICATIFAMVFGILMGVYSALKRDTVLAKIFQAVSLIGISLPTFLIGILLIYLFAVVLGWLPSFGRGDVVRIGWWTTGLLTVSGLKALIMPSVTLGLFQMTLIMRLVRAEMLEVLRTDYIRFARARGLTTRAIHFGHALKNTLVPVITVAGLQFGSVIAFAIITETVFQWPGMGLLFVQAVQNVDIPIMAAYLLMVSLIFVTINLVVDILYTVVDPRLRSTISRPA; the protein is encoded by the coding sequence ATGCTCGCTTTCACACTTCGCCGGGCCATCCAGGCCATTGGCGTCATGATCGCGGTCGGGATCATCTCGTTCTCGATGTTCCGCTTCGCGGGCGATCCGGTCAACCAGATCGTCTCGCTGGATACGCCGGCCGCCGAACGCGAAGCCGTGCGCAAGTCGCTCGGTCTCGACGATCCGGTGCCGCTGCAGTTTGCCCGCTATTTCGCCAACGCCGCGCAGTTCAAATTCGGCGTCTCCTATCAGTTTCGCCAACCGGTCTCGAGTCTGCTGATGGAGCGGATGCCGGCGACGCTGGAACTCGCCATCTGCGCCACCATTTTCGCGATGGTGTTCGGCATCCTGATGGGGGTCTATTCGGCACTGAAACGCGACACGGTTCTGGCCAAAATATTCCAGGCGGTGTCGCTGATCGGAATCTCGCTGCCGACCTTCCTGATCGGCATTCTCCTGATCTATCTGTTCGCCGTGGTGCTGGGCTGGCTGCCGTCGTTCGGCCGCGGCGACGTGGTGCGGATCGGCTGGTGGACCACCGGCCTGCTCACGGTGTCCGGCCTCAAGGCCCTGATCATGCCTTCGGTCACGCTCGGCCTGTTCCAGATGACGCTGATCATGCGGCTGGTGCGGGCCGAAATGCTCGAGGTGCTGCGCACCGACTATATCCGCTTTGCGCGGGCGCGCGGGCTGACGACACGGGCTATCCATTTCGGGCACGCGCTCAAGAACACGCTCGTACCCGTGATCACGGTCGCCGGCCTGCAATTTGGCTCGGTTATTGCATTTGCAATCATCACCGAAACCGTATTCCAGTGGCCGGGCATGGGACTGTTGTTCGTGCAAGCGGTGCAGAACGTCGATATCCCGATCATGGCCGCCTACCTGCTGATGGTGTCCCTGATTTTCGTCACCATCAATCTGGTGGTGGATATTCTCTATACGGTCGTCGATCCGCGGCTGCGCTCCACCATCAGCCGTCCGGCCTGA
- a CDS encoding ABC transporter ATP-binding protein: MTALLEVEGLVKHFVADRSLLGRPTAWIKAVDGVSFRVEAGKTLALVGESGCGKSTVSRLVLRLIEPDAGSIRFEGRDLLALDADQLRAFRRDAQIIFQDPYASLNPRMTVSQILTEPLALHDLVPSARRRERVEELLRLVGLEPRFARRYPHEFSGGQRQRIAIARALAVEPRLIICDEPVSALDVSIRSQILNLLRDLQDRLGLAYIFVSHDLAVVKHIADRVAVMNLGVIVETADAQALFAAPRHPYSRALLSAIPVPKPRAKRARILLQGEMPSALDPPPGCRFHTRCPYVVERCRVEPPQLLADGAGHFTACHRTAELPPADAVVPADGGFSPALERLVAAFSGGTEGAGVSGVAIVGAAPPAPV; the protein is encoded by the coding sequence ATGACCGCCCTGCTCGAGGTCGAAGGTCTGGTAAAACATTTCGTCGCCGACCGGTCGCTGCTTGGACGGCCGACCGCTTGGATCAAGGCGGTCGACGGCGTCAGCTTCCGCGTCGAAGCCGGCAAGACGCTGGCACTGGTCGGCGAATCCGGTTGCGGCAAGTCCACCGTGAGCCGGCTGGTATTGCGATTAATCGAGCCGGACGCCGGCAGCATCCGCTTCGAGGGCCGCGACCTGCTGGCGCTGGACGCCGACCAGTTGCGCGCTTTCCGCCGGGACGCGCAGATCATCTTCCAGGATCCCTATGCCTCGCTCAATCCGCGCATGACTGTCAGCCAGATCCTGACTGAACCGCTGGCGCTGCATGATCTGGTGCCCTCCGCACGCCGCCGCGAACGGGTCGAGGAACTGCTGCGGCTGGTGGGCCTCGAGCCCCGCTTCGCACGCCGCTATCCGCACGAGTTTTCCGGCGGCCAGCGCCAGCGCATCGCGATCGCCCGGGCGCTGGCGGTCGAGCCCAGGCTGATCATCTGCGACGAGCCGGTATCGGCGCTCGACGTCTCGATCCGCTCGCAAATTCTCAATCTGCTGCGCGACCTGCAGGACCGGCTCGGCCTCGCCTACATCTTCGTCAGCCACGACCTTGCGGTGGTGAAACACATCGCCGACCGCGTCGCGGTGATGAATCTCGGCGTGATCGTCGAGACCGCGGACGCGCAGGCGCTGTTTGCGGCCCCTCGCCACCCCTACAGCCGGGCGCTGCTGTCGGCGATCCCGGTGCCGAAACCGCGGGCCAAGCGCGCCCGCATCCTGCTGCAGGGGGAGATGCCGAGCGCGCTCGATCCGCCCCCGGGCTGCCGCTTCCACACCCGCTGCCCCTACGTGGTCGAGCGCTGCCGCGTCGAGCCGCCGCAACTGCTCGCCGACGGCGCCGGCCATTTCACCGCCTGCCACCGCACGGCGGAACTGCCGCCGGCCGATGCCGTGGTCCCCGCCGACGGCGGGTTTTCGCCGGCGCTGGAACGCCTGGTGGCGGCATTCAGCGGCGGCACGGAAGGTGCAGGCGTCTCCGGGGTTGCTATAGTCGGGGCTGCGCCGCCGGCACCAGTTTGA